The following proteins are encoded in a genomic region of Liolophura sinensis isolate JHLJ2023 chromosome 5, CUHK_Ljap_v2, whole genome shotgun sequence:
- the LOC135465796 gene encoding uncharacterized protein LOC135465796, whose product MADFVSVGILNTTSTGWYAKVFYEVTVSVRSLVCKLWEVKEDLRLALESLPADISSNVQLHLGELESDIRTICANQHLCPDGFVCHVTSQLTCVSLCDVMKCGDHGHCAVDQTFQPVCICEEDGTFTQFGEDCDLRPDKATLTQTWRPAGIAGLTISGLFLLAIVVAASLYLWKRWNGRKVSQRVSPERPVTHPDSLGHNSAPENHLKLASGAV is encoded by the exons GGGTTGGTACGCCAAGGTCTTCTATGAAGTAACCGTGTCTGTCCGAAGCCTGGTATGTAAGCTCTGGGAGGTCAAAGAAGACTTACGGCTTGCCTTGGAGTCACTGCCCGCTGATATCAGCTCCAACGTTCAGCTGCACCTTGGAGAGTTAGAATCAG ATATTAGGACTATATGTGCCAACCAACATCTCTGTCCTGATGGGTTCGTGTGTCACGTAACAAGTCAGCTGACATGTGTCTCGCTTTGTGACGTTATGAAGTGCGGGGATCACGGACATTGCGCTGTCGACCAGACGTTCCAGCCCGTCTGCAT ATGTGAAGAGGATGGTACATTCACCCAGTTCGGCGAGGACTGTGATCTGCGGCCAGACAAGGCGACCTTGACCCAGACCTGGCGACCCGCCGGTATAGCTGGCCTTACCATCAGTGGACTGTTCTTGCTTGCGATTGTCGTGGCAGCGTCTCTCTACCTATGGAAAAGATGGAATGGCAGGAAAGTGTCCCAACG CGTTTCACCCGAGCGACCTGTCACACATCCTGACTCATTGGGCCACAACTCGGCACCAGAAAACCACCTGAAGCTCGCAAGTGGGGCAGTGTAG